The following proteins come from a genomic window of Deltaproteobacteria bacterium CG2_30_66_27:
- a CDS encoding B12-binding domain-containing radical SAM protein produces MKILLVNPPNCGRSIPEERYGIDSIRQIFRGEPLALEVLAGNLGEHDVRILDLKAEPGGFHDTLTSFGPDLLGFTAVTCEANTVVRLAEEAKESRGLTVVVGGIHASSDPVFFNRSCVDYVVMGLGKASFSELAEAIEADRDTRNLPGVARTNAGGGLAFVPREYGPADLAETAPPRYDLVARYRDKYTLSSLGLRIGFAASAFGCPYRCSFCCISSLTGGRYLNHAVETVIADIRSLGDIPVIRLVDANTFGDPRHAERLAEGILSAGIRKNFVVDVRSDTVVRHPDLLRRWKEAGLRSVIIGFEEITDDALASMDKSGSVAVNDEAIAILHEMEVSIVGDFIVSPDYDEERFDALERYVTGRKIDLPLLAVLTPLPGRPLHSAWSDRIVLHDLDYYTLTNAVVPTRMEEKRFYERYAGLIKAFHANAKL; encoded by the coding sequence ATGAAGATCCTCCTGGTCAATCCGCCGAATTGCGGCCGAAGCATTCCCGAAGAGCGCTACGGGATCGACTCCATCCGGCAGATCTTCCGGGGAGAACCGCTCGCGCTGGAAGTGCTGGCGGGCAACCTGGGCGAACACGATGTGCGGATCCTCGACCTGAAGGCGGAGCCGGGGGGGTTCCACGACACCCTGACGTCCTTCGGGCCGGATCTGCTCGGCTTCACCGCGGTCACCTGCGAAGCGAACACGGTCGTGCGTCTCGCGGAAGAGGCCAAGGAAAGCCGCGGCCTCACCGTGGTGGTGGGGGGGATCCACGCCAGCAGCGATCCGGTTTTTTTCAACCGGTCCTGCGTCGATTACGTGGTCATGGGGCTCGGCAAGGCCAGTTTCTCCGAACTGGCGGAGGCGATCGAGGCGGACCGGGATACCCGCAACCTGCCCGGCGTCGCCCGGACGAACGCCGGCGGCGGACTCGCCTTCGTCCCCAGGGAATACGGCCCGGCCGACCTCGCGGAAACCGCCCCGCCCCGCTACGACCTCGTCGCCCGGTACCGTGACAAGTACACCCTCTCCTCGCTCGGCCTCCGGATCGGCTTCGCGGCGTCCGCGTTCGGTTGCCCGTATCGATGCTCGTTCTGCTGCATCTCCTCCCTCACCGGCGGCCGGTACCTGAACCACGCCGTCGAAACGGTCATCGCGGACATCCGTTCGCTGGGCGACATCCCGGTGATCCGGCTCGTGGATGCGAACACCTTCGGCGACCCGCGCCATGCGGAACGGCTGGCGGAGGGGATCCTCTCGGCCGGCATCCGGAAAAATTTCGTGGTCGACGTCCGATCCGACACCGTGGTCCGTCACCCGGATCTGCTGCGCCGCTGGAAAGAAGCCGGGCTCCGTTCCGTGATCATCGGGTTCGAGGAGATCACGGACGACGCCCTTGCCTCCATGGACAAATCCGGCAGCGTCGCCGTGAACGACGAGGCCATCGCGATCCTCCACGAGATGGAGGTCTCCATCGTCGGCGACTTCATCGTCTCCCCCGACTACGACGAGGAACGGTTCGACGCCCTCGAACGGTATGTGACCGGGCGAAAGATCGACCTTCCCCTGCTCGCGGTGCTCACTCCCTTGCCGGGCCGTCCCCTTCACTCCGCCTGGTCGGACCGGATCGTTCTCCACGACCTCGATTACTACACGCTCACGAACGCGGTCGTTCCTACCCGCATGGAGGAAAAACGGTTCTACGAGCGATATGCCGGATTGATCAAGGCATTCCACGCCAACGCCAAACTCTGA